The Montipora capricornis isolate CH-2021 chromosome 6, ASM3666992v2, whole genome shotgun sequence genome has a window encoding:
- the LOC138051684 gene encoding uncharacterized protein produces MNGITKDHGTATYWAIIDGKTGGSIRCGISSYVPASNSITVFRFTQTFGHSGPVSGYCKTASPSSNQITSPITVTIGLHWNISSIEKPIPTPYTTQVTAGTVVVDILNKAAEEDSNSPYNRYESTYHAGLGRSITALNGVQQDPETNTYWMIHDNKTGKYTSFGVDQYKPADDSVTVFPLAKPDESHEKTENSAHRYLGIGALTLSALVATELLLVW; encoded by the exons ATGAATGGTATTACGAAGGACCATGGTACCGCTACATATTGGGCAATTATTGATGGAAAGACTGGTGGAAGCATTCGATGTGGGATAAGCTCTTACGTTCCAGCCAGTAATTCCATCACAGTTTTCCGCTTCACACAAACCTTTGGCCACAGTGGCCCAGTAAGTGGGTATTGCAAGACAGCATCTCCTTCGTCTAACCAG ATAACGTCACCCATAACAGTCACTATTGGTCTGCACTGGAACATATCGAGTATTGAAAAGCCCATACCTACCCCATATACCACCCAGGTCACCGCAGGAACTGTTGTTGTCGACATCTTAAACAAAGCCGCTGAGGAAGATTCCAACAGTCCGTACAATAGATATGAGTCTACGTATCATGCTGGCTTGGGACGCTCCATAACTGCCTTGAATGGAGTCCAGCAA GATCCAGAGACTAACACCTATTGGATGATTCATGATAACAAAACAGGAAAGTACACCTCCTTTGGAGTGGATCAGTACAAGCCAGCTGATGACTCTGTCACAGTCTTCCCTCTCGCCAAACCAGACGAAAGCCacgaaaaaactgaaaattcagCTCACAGATATTTGGGTATAGGAGCGCTGACTTTGAGCGCATTGGTCGCAACAGAACTGTTGTTAGTCTGGTAA
- the LOC138053314 gene encoding uncharacterized protein, with product MFHQVHVTPEDRGALCYLRWPNGDVSREPKTYQMLVHIFGAKSSPSVAGYALRKTAKDNEQDFSAEVVDAVFSDFYVDDLLKSFADAERAVDLSGQLRDLLAKGGFQLTKWISNRRDVLSAFPVEERAPQSKDLDLKSNSLPLDRALGIHWDVEHDIINFAFGKGEQPENRKGVLSSISTVYDPLGFASPLLLPGREINQELCKMKFSWTDALHEELCLRWRKWKEDLMSLQDFNIPRCLKPEGFGRVRRAGLHHFADASQEHGYGTASYLRLINDQGNIHCSLVMGKSRVKPLNGAVTVPKLELAAATLATRINKVVTKELEGRLKIDSVTYWTD from the coding sequence ATGTTTCATCAGGTGCACGTGACACCGGAGGACCGTGGAGCTTTGTGCTACTTAAGGTGGCCTAATGGTGATGTATCGAGGGAACCAAAGACTTATCAGATGCTTGTACATATTTTTGGAGCCAAGTCTTCGCCAAGTGTAGCAGGGTATGCACTTAGAAAGACAGCTAAGGACAATGAGCAAGACTTCTCGGCAGAGGTCGTTGACGCTGTATTTAGTGATTTCTATGTGGATGACTTACTAAAGTCATTTGCTGATGCAGAACGTGCCGTAGACCTAAGTGGACAACTTCGAGATTTGCTTGCTAAAGGAGGCTTTCAACTCACCAAATGGATTTCGAACCGCCGTGATGTCTTGTCAGCATTTCCAGTGGAAGAACGAGCTCCACAAAGCAAGGATCTAGATTTGAAGTCCAACAGCTTGCCTTTGGATAGAGCCCTGGGGATCCATTGGGACGTTGAGCATGACATAATCAACTTTGCGTTTGGTAAGGGAGAACAGCCAGAGAACCGGAAAGGAGTGCTGTCTTCGATCTCAACCGTATATGACCCACTAGGATTCGCCAGTCCGTTACTCCTACCTGGAAGAGAAATTAACCAGGAACTTTGCAAAATGAAGTTTAGTTGGACTGACGCGCTCCATGAAGAACTGTGTCTTCGTTGGAGAAAGTGGAAAGAAGACCTTATGAGTTTGCAGGACTTCAACATTCCGCGATGTTTGAAACCAGAAGGCTTTGGTAGAGTCAGACGAGCCGGGCTTCATCATTTTGCTGATGCATCACAAGAGCATGGCTATGGGACAGCTTCGTATTTGCGTCTCATCAATGATCAAGGAAACATCCATTGCAGTTTGGTCATGGGTAAATCCCGTGTGAAACCCCTGAATGGTGCGGTAACTGTGCCAAAATTGGAATTAGCCGCAGCCACCTTAGCAACCCGGATCAACAAAGTCGTTACAAAGGAACTAGAGGGAAGACTGAAGATTGACAGCGTTACTTACTGGACTGACTAA